A single genomic interval of Peribacillus sp. FSL H8-0477 harbors:
- a CDS encoding amino acid permease, with the protein MNQIFRKKSINDLLVQGQRKDLNRSMGLLDLIFLGVGCVIGTGIFVITGVVAATSGGPAIMLSFVLAGIACALAAFCYAEFSSAVPVSGSVYTYTYATLGEIFAFLIGWDLILEYILAIAAVATGWSAYFQSLIAGFGMEVPKVLASAPGMGSGGLVNLPAVLIILSITALVSRGVKESITFNNIMVFIKLGVILLFIVTGINYVKPENWTPFAPFGLEGIVTSAATVFFAYIGFDVIATASEEVKNPKRNMPIGIVTSLLICTVLYISVSAVLTGMVSYTQLNVADPVSFALRVVGQDSMAGIISVGAVAGITTVILALIYAQVRLSYAMSRDGLLPKTLAKVNSKFKTPFINTWITGFVAAGIAGFVDLTTLAHLVNMGTLAAFTLVSLAIIVLRKSHPNLKASFRVPFVPVLPAISALLCLYLASSLPLITWISFVIWLSIGTIIYFSYSKKHSHLN; encoded by the coding sequence ATGAACCAAATATTTCGAAAAAAATCAATAAATGATTTACTTGTTCAAGGTCAGCGAAAAGATCTAAATCGTTCGATGGGATTACTTGATTTAATTTTCCTAGGTGTCGGTTGTGTCATTGGAACTGGGATTTTTGTTATCACTGGTGTAGTAGCTGCAACCAGCGGCGGACCTGCCATTATGCTTTCCTTTGTCCTTGCTGGCATAGCGTGTGCGCTGGCAGCCTTTTGTTACGCTGAGTTTTCTTCTGCTGTACCGGTATCAGGTAGTGTTTATACATACACCTATGCAACATTAGGAGAAATCTTTGCCTTTTTGATTGGCTGGGACCTAATATTGGAATATATTCTTGCCATTGCAGCAGTTGCAACAGGTTGGTCTGCGTACTTCCAATCACTTATTGCCGGCTTTGGTATGGAAGTGCCAAAAGTGTTAGCATCTGCTCCTGGAATGGGATCCGGCGGACTAGTTAATTTACCCGCTGTATTAATTATTTTGTCAATCACGGCGCTTGTCAGTCGTGGAGTAAAGGAAAGCATTACATTTAATAACATTATGGTATTTATTAAATTAGGAGTCATTTTGTTGTTTATTGTTACAGGAATCAACTATGTAAAACCTGAAAACTGGACCCCCTTTGCACCATTTGGATTAGAAGGGATTGTTACCAGTGCTGCAACAGTATTCTTTGCCTATATTGGCTTTGATGTGATTGCTACAGCATCTGAAGAAGTGAAAAATCCGAAGAGGAATATGCCAATTGGAATCGTTACATCTTTATTAATCTGTACAGTATTGTATATAAGTGTATCCGCTGTGCTGACAGGAATGGTTTCGTATACCCAGCTAAATGTGGCGGATCCTGTATCCTTTGCACTTCGTGTGGTTGGACAAGATTCCATGGCTGGAATTATATCTGTAGGGGCAGTTGCTGGAATTACAACCGTAATATTAGCGTTGATATATGCACAGGTGCGTCTTTCTTATGCAATGAGCAGAGATGGTCTCCTGCCTAAAACCTTGGCTAAAGTGAATTCGAAATTTAAGACTCCGTTCATCAATACTTGGATTACCGGATTCGTAGCAGCTGGAATTGCTGGTTTCGTTGATTTAACTACCCTAGCTCATTTGGTTAATATGGGGACATTAGCAGCTTTCACGCTCGTGTCACTTGCTATTATTGTGCTGCGTAAAAGTCATCCTAATTTGAAAGCGTCCTTCCGTGTGCCTTTTGTTCCTGTCCTGCCGGCCATCAGCGCATTGCTATGTCTCTATTTAGCTTCGAGTCTGCCGCTGATTACTTGGATTTCATTTGTTATTTGGCTGTCGATTGGGACGATTATTTATTTTAGTTACTCCAAAAAACATAGTCATTTAAACTAA
- a CDS encoding undecaprenyl-diphosphate phosphatase encodes MWEIFVAIVLGLVEGLTEFAPVSSTGHMIIVDDFLFKSNELFGDEIANAFKIIIQLGSILAVVVLFWSRFMDLLGLKKMDSSAPAGQKKLNLLQIIVGLLPAAVLGLAFEDYIDDHLFSVKTVAIGLFIGAFLMIAADKLHPKIKTETVDQITYKQALGVGLIQCLSLWPGFSRSGSTISGGVLLGMSYRAAADFTFIMAVPIMAGATLLKVVKYWSFFTPEAMPFFIAGFISAFVFALFCIKYFLKLIEKIKLTPFAIYRIVLAIILLFIVW; translated from the coding sequence ATGTGGGAAATATTTGTTGCAATAGTCCTTGGATTGGTTGAGGGACTAACAGAATTTGCACCAGTTTCGTCAACAGGTCACATGATTATTGTCGACGATTTTTTATTTAAATCAAATGAGTTATTTGGAGACGAGATTGCCAATGCTTTTAAGATAATCATTCAGCTAGGTTCTATTCTTGCTGTAGTGGTTCTTTTTTGGAGCCGTTTTATGGACTTGCTTGGATTGAAGAAAATGGATTCTTCAGCTCCTGCTGGTCAAAAGAAACTCAATTTATTGCAAATCATTGTTGGATTACTTCCAGCAGCAGTACTAGGTCTTGCTTTTGAGGATTATATTGACGATCATCTTTTTTCAGTAAAAACGGTCGCAATTGGATTATTTATTGGTGCTTTCCTTATGATTGCTGCTGATAAGCTGCATCCGAAAATTAAGACTGAAACAGTTGATCAGATTACCTATAAACAAGCCCTTGGTGTTGGACTTATTCAATGCTTGTCATTATGGCCTGGATTCTCGCGTTCGGGATCAACAATTTCCGGAGGGGTTCTCCTAGGAATGAGTTATCGGGCTGCAGCAGATTTTACCTTCATCATGGCCGTACCGATTATGGCTGGAGCTACCCTTTTAAAAGTGGTTAAATATTGGAGCTTTTTTACACCTGAAGCGATGCCGTTTTTCATTGCAGGCTTCATTAGTGCATTTGTGTTTGCATTATTTTGTATTAAATACTTCCTGAAGTTGATTGAAAAAATTAAATTGACTCCATTTGCCATTTATCGAATAGTACTAGCAATCATCCTTCTGTTTATTGTTTGGTAA
- a CDS encoding glycerophosphodiester phosphodiesterase gives MKKISVYAHRGSRGTHPENTMAAFIEAERVGADGIEFDVHLTKDGELVIIHDETLNRTTNLTGFVKDYTAVELRKADAGVKFSPAFSGEGLPFLSDVFEWASANKLIMNVELKNDKLNYPAIEQKVISLIRHYHLESRIVLSSFNHSSIAEVKKLAPDIERALLFEGLPDDIVNILSKKKEAGFHPDAPSLTKELNKQAQELGYVVRPWVANTKEWILRMAEFGVDVIMTDFPEAAIGILQTKQDLESI, from the coding sequence GTGAAAAAAATTAGTGTTTATGCTCATCGAGGATCAAGAGGTACACATCCTGAAAATACAATGGCTGCTTTTATCGAAGCCGAAAGAGTGGGTGCTGATGGCATTGAATTCGATGTCCATCTTACTAAAGACGGCGAACTTGTTATTATTCATGACGAAACTCTTAATCGAACGACCAACTTAACTGGCTTTGTTAAGGATTATACTGCAGTTGAATTAAGAAAAGCTGATGCTGGGGTGAAATTTTCACCTGCTTTCTCTGGAGAGGGCCTCCCCTTCCTCTCTGATGTGTTTGAATGGGCTTCAGCAAATAAACTGATTATGAATGTAGAGTTAAAAAATGATAAGCTGAACTATCCTGCTATTGAGCAAAAGGTCATATCCTTAATCCGTCACTATCATTTAGAAAGCCGTATTGTTCTTTCTTCTTTTAATCATTCTTCTATTGCAGAAGTAAAAAAACTCGCACCCGACATCGAGCGTGCATTACTATTTGAAGGTCTTCCAGATGATATTGTCAATATTTTATCTAAAAAGAAGGAAGCAGGATTTCATCCAGATGCGCCTAGTCTAACCAAAGAGTTAAACAAGCAGGCACAAGAACTAGGATATGTTGTACGGCCGTGGGTAGCTAATACAAAGGAATGGATCCTTAGAATGGCTGAGTTCGGGGTAGATGTGATAATGACTGATTTTCCTGAAGCCGCTATAGGCATTCTTCAAACTAAACAAGATCTCGAATCAATATAA
- a CDS encoding alpha/beta-type small acid-soluble spore protein, translating to MANNNSSNDLVVPGAEQALEQMKYEIASEFGVNLGAETTARANGSVGGEITKRLVQMAEQQLGGSSR from the coding sequence ATGGCAAATAACAACAGCAGCAATGATTTAGTAGTACCAGGAGCAGAACAAGCACTAGAACAAATGAAGTATGAAATCGCTTCTGAATTTGGAGTAAATTTAGGTGCAGAAACAACTGCTCGTGCGAACGGATCGGTTGGTGGAGAAATCACTAAGCGTTTAGTACAAATGGCTGAACAACAACTAGGCGGATCGTCTCGTTGA
- a CDS encoding glycoside hydrolase family 18 protein, translating to MQIHVVQPNQTLSGIASTYGVTVDRLIESNKIPNPTNLVVGQNIVIPIVGSYYFVQPGDSLYSIAQKVNVPYQELARINGLSENQQLSVGYRLYIPARTKTTAEFNAYIEPRGSKVSTVLEQSAIENAPYLTYLAPFSFQAKRDGSLKEPLLNNFAEIARNNRNVLMMVITNQENDQFNDELGRILLTDMDIQTKFVTTIIRTAKKYGFKDIHFDFEYLRPEDRIAYSQFLQKMKTRFQKEGWLLSAALAPKTSAEQKGRWYEAHDYKAIGAIVDFVVIMTYEWGYSGGPAQAVSPIGPVRKVLEYAITEMPSSKILMGQNLYGYDWTLPFVQGTTAKAVSPQQAIEIAADYQVTIEYDQTAQAPHYTYTDNDDKQHEVWFEDARSIQAKFDLLKELKLRGMSYWKLGLAFPQNWLLISDNFNVRKRA from the coding sequence TTGCAAATACATGTTGTTCAGCCAAATCAAACGTTGTCAGGTATTGCATCAACATATGGGGTCACGGTAGACAGACTGATTGAGTCGAATAAAATTCCGAACCCAACCAACTTAGTTGTCGGACAAAATATCGTGATCCCTATTGTAGGCAGTTATTATTTCGTTCAGCCAGGAGATTCCCTTTATAGTATTGCGCAGAAGGTAAACGTTCCGTATCAAGAACTAGCGAGAATAAATGGCCTTTCAGAAAATCAACAGCTCTCCGTTGGTTACCGGCTTTATATACCAGCTCGAACAAAAACAACAGCCGAATTTAATGCGTATATTGAGCCGCGTGGATCCAAAGTATCAACTGTCTTAGAGCAAAGTGCTATAGAGAATGCACCGTACTTAACTTATTTAGCACCGTTTAGTTTCCAAGCAAAGCGAGACGGTTCTCTTAAAGAGCCGCTCCTAAATAACTTTGCCGAAATTGCTAGAAATAATCGCAATGTTTTAATGATGGTTATTACCAATCAGGAAAATGACCAATTTAATGATGAACTCGGACGGATTCTGTTGACTGATATGGACATACAAACTAAGTTTGTGACCACGATTATCCGAACAGCAAAGAAGTATGGATTCAAAGACATTCATTTTGATTTTGAATATCTTCGACCCGAGGACCGCATAGCATATAGTCAATTTCTTCAAAAAATGAAAACACGTTTTCAAAAAGAGGGCTGGCTATTATCCGCTGCCTTAGCTCCGAAAACCAGTGCAGAGCAAAAAGGCCGCTGGTATGAAGCTCATGATTATAAAGCGATTGGCGCAATTGTTGATTTTGTCGTAATCATGACATACGAATGGGGATACAGCGGAGGACCAGCACAGGCCGTTTCTCCAATTGGTCCCGTTCGGAAGGTATTAGAATATGCCATCACGGAAATGCCCTCTTCCAAGATTCTTATGGGGCAAAATTTATACGGTTACGACTGGACTCTTCCTTTTGTACAGGGAACAACTGCAAAAGCTGTCAGTCCACAACAAGCAATCGAAATTGCCGCTGACTACCAAGTGACCATTGAATACGATCAAACCGCTCAAGCCCCCCATTACACATATACTGATAACGATGATAAACAGCATGAAGTATGGTTTGAAGATGCCCGCTCCATTCAGGCGAAATTTGACCTTCTTAAAGAATTAAAACTACGAGGAATGAGTTATTGGAAACTAGGTCTCGCGTTCCCGCAAAATTGGCTCTTAATCAGCGATAACTTCAATGTACGGAAACGGGCATAA
- a CDS encoding potassium channel family protein, producing the protein MLRVRVKQFYDSYPRWPRLARLLVIICLFLLGFGTLIHLVEPQTFTFFDGIWWAIVTAGTIGYGDFVPVTPLGKAVGIVLIFSGAGIVATYFASIAAVAASSEKSFIEGKKPFKGKDQLIIVGWNERSRYIIADMHEREPQLPIVLIDESLPRHPLPRTNIHFIHGRAAEDNVLFKANIHEAKQILITADLQQNEFHTDMFSILTLLAVKGLNPAIYCLIEILTEEQRLNALRAGANGLIETNKFASFYMVKALITGKTVFEEEELPSK; encoded by the coding sequence ATGCTAAGAGTAAGAGTAAAACAATTTTATGACAGCTATCCACGCTGGCCGCGGCTGGCTCGGCTGCTCGTGATTATTTGTCTATTTCTGCTGGGATTCGGCACTCTTATTCATCTAGTAGAACCACAAACCTTTACGTTCTTTGATGGGATATGGTGGGCGATAGTAACTGCTGGGACAATTGGATATGGGGACTTCGTTCCCGTAACGCCTTTGGGTAAAGCGGTTGGGATCGTTCTCATTTTTTCTGGAGCTGGTATTGTTGCCACTTACTTCGCCTCCATTGCGGCAGTAGCCGCTTCCTCAGAGAAGTCCTTTATTGAGGGAAAAAAACCATTCAAGGGGAAAGATCAGTTAATCATTGTAGGGTGGAATGAACGCTCTCGGTATATTATCGCGGATATGCACGAAAGAGAACCACAGCTGCCTATTGTCTTAATTGATGAATCTTTACCCAGACATCCACTGCCGCGTACAAACATTCATTTCATTCATGGACGAGCTGCTGAAGATAACGTCTTATTTAAAGCAAACATTCATGAAGCAAAACAAATTCTTATTACAGCTGATTTACAGCAGAATGAATTTCACACAGACATGTTTTCAATCCTTACCCTTCTAGCCGTTAAAGGACTGAATCCTGCGATCTATTGTTTAATTGAGATCCTTACAGAAGAACAGCGTCTTAACGCCTTAAGAGCCGGAGCAAACGGATTAATTGAAACCAATAAATTCGCCAGTTTTTATATGGTTAAGGCACTTATTACCGGTAAAACTGTTTTTGAAGAGGAAGAGCTTCCCTCCAAGTAA
- a CDS encoding YugN-like family protein yields MIELSSSLSGKAFSLSDLEQKLKPLGYSIGGNWDYEHGSFDYKMDDKEGYLFLRLPFKAVNSELDSAGAVVELQQPFLLSHVYQDSVDPEGNIGNVTAAFNQFAEPKDKDGEFPEDYISLGQAHLHEVEKLLL; encoded by the coding sequence ATGATTGAGTTGTCTTCTTCACTTTCAGGTAAGGCTTTTTCACTGTCTGATTTAGAACAAAAGTTGAAACCGCTGGGTTATTCAATTGGTGGGAATTGGGATTATGAACATGGGTCTTTTGATTATAAAATGGATGATAAGGAAGGGTATTTATTTTTACGATTGCCATTTAAAGCAGTTAACAGCGAGCTCGATTCTGCAGGTGCTGTCGTAGAACTGCAACAGCCCTTTTTATTGTCTCATGTCTACCAGGATAGTGTTGATCCAGAGGGTAATATCGGGAATGTAACCGCTGCTTTTAACCAATTTGCTGAACCGAAGGATAAGGATGGGGAATTTCCTGAAGACTATATTTCTCTTGGTCAGGCTCATTTGCATGAGGTCGAAAAGTTACTCTTATAA
- a CDS encoding glucose-6-phosphate isomerase, giving the protein MTHVRFDYSKALPFFGEHEITYLQDAVKAAHQSLHAKSGAGNEFLGWIDLPENYDKEEFSRIQKSAAKIQKDSEVLLVIGIGGSYLGARAAIEMLQHSFYNALPGEQRKTPQIIFVGNNISSSYMTDVMDLLKDKDFSINVISKSGTTTEPALAFRIFRKLLEEKYGENEAKSRIYATTDKAKGALKTLATEKGYESFVIADDIGGRYSVLTAVGLLPIAVSGANIEEMMKGAAEARQDFSSDELSENLAYQYAAVRNVLYNKGKTIEMLINYEPGLQYFSEWWKQLFGESEGKDQKGIFPSSANFSTDLHSLGQYVQEGRRDLFETVIKVDQARHELTIEAEENDLDGLNYLAGKSVDFVNDKAFEGTLLAHTDGGVPNLIVSIPKMDAFTFGYLVYFFEKACAISGYLLGVNPFDQPGVEAYKVNMFALLGKPGFEEKKAELEKRL; this is encoded by the coding sequence ATGACACATGTACGTTTCGATTACTCAAAAGCATTACCGTTCTTCGGTGAACATGAAATTACTTACTTACAAGATGCTGTAAAAGCAGCGCACCAATCTCTTCACGCTAAATCAGGTGCAGGGAATGAATTTCTAGGCTGGATCGATCTTCCAGAGAATTATGATAAAGAAGAATTTTCAAGGATTCAAAAGTCCGCTGCAAAGATTCAAAAGGATTCAGAAGTTTTACTTGTTATTGGAATTGGCGGTTCTTATCTAGGAGCTCGGGCTGCAATTGAAATGCTGCAACATAGTTTCTATAATGCACTTCCTGGCGAACAGCGTAAAACACCACAAATTATCTTTGTTGGAAATAATATCAGTTCATCCTATATGACGGATGTAATGGATTTATTAAAAGATAAAGATTTTTCAATCAATGTCATTTCTAAATCGGGTACGACGACAGAACCTGCTTTGGCTTTCAGGATTTTCCGTAAACTTCTCGAAGAAAAATATGGAGAGAATGAAGCGAAATCTCGAATTTATGCTACGACAGATAAAGCAAAAGGTGCATTAAAAACACTTGCAACAGAAAAAGGTTATGAGTCATTCGTCATTGCTGATGATATTGGAGGCCGTTATTCTGTATTAACTGCTGTAGGATTATTACCTATTGCAGTAAGCGGTGCAAATATTGAAGAAATGATGAAAGGGGCAGCAGAGGCACGTCAAGATTTCAGTTCAGATGAACTTTCCGAAAATCTTGCGTATCAGTATGCTGCTGTTCGAAATGTACTTTACAATAAGGGTAAAACCATTGAAATGTTAATTAACTATGAGCCAGGCTTACAGTATTTCTCTGAATGGTGGAAGCAGTTGTTTGGTGAAAGTGAAGGAAAAGATCAAAAAGGTATTTTCCCTTCCTCAGCCAACTTTTCGACTGACCTGCATTCATTAGGTCAATATGTACAAGAAGGTCGCCGTGACCTTTTTGAAACAGTTATTAAAGTTGACCAGGCGCGTCATGAGCTAACCATTGAAGCAGAAGAGAATGATTTGGATGGCTTGAATTATCTGGCTGGCAAATCAGTTGATTTTGTTAATGATAAAGCGTTTGAGGGAACATTGCTTGCTCATACAGATGGCGGCGTACCGAATTTAATCGTAAGTATCCCTAAAATGGATGCTTTTACATTCGGATACCTTGTGTATTTCTTTGAAAAAGCATGTGCAATCAGCGGTTACCTGCTTGGAGTTAATCCGTTTGACCAACCTGGAGTTGAAGCTTATAAAGTAAACATGTTTGCTTTACTAGGTAAACCTGGGTTTGAGGAAAAGAAAGCGGAACTAGAAAAACGTCTGTAA